In a genomic window of Myxococcaceae bacterium JPH2:
- a CDS encoding protease inhibitor I42 family protein, whose amino-acid sequence MAKPKSGAKKATPAAKAGAKPAAKKDKAARLDLIKNASKKVAKVEAKPAKSPPEGTKGKAAAAKKAPAEKAKPEKAEKVVEAKGKAKVASGTKAAAPAAKAVGKTPAAKAAPAEAPAGKKATGKGAKGAASAPAAPAVDRPRPRATKLPPPGEPLTKREMEQLLTAGEGRGVMGEGSLKGRLIVNGEMPHLVVIGRDKRELLFLLQGPDQEVLPAYVDHKVSVSGLIRKTTNHSGVVDVRKYSAKKPEVEVPEVVPVETEPKLRYLSPGEVSMLVAAGMGAGIKGFASIRGNLEMTGEEYVLVVSNGGTRQQVSFIVEGKAASKGLRKFVGQTLQVTGVVDKLAGWGGRIGAETVEPRPSEARAVLRDEMEIVHIEGEVPTSVDVKLNHGLTVRLPEQPGATWAIEPTIAKRVGLREANFESGPSGGPATREFFFTPRNPGTFEVEFFLAKAFMPGQVERSFKINVTVKP is encoded by the coding sequence ATGGCCAAGCCCAAGTCCGGGGCGAAGAAGGCGACTCCCGCTGCCAAGGCAGGTGCCAAGCCCGCCGCAAAGAAGGACAAGGCAGCCCGGCTGGACCTGATCAAGAACGCCTCCAAGAAGGTGGCGAAGGTCGAGGCAAAGCCGGCGAAGTCGCCCCCCGAGGGAACGAAGGGCAAGGCCGCAGCGGCGAAGAAGGCTCCCGCCGAGAAAGCCAAGCCAGAGAAGGCCGAGAAGGTCGTCGAGGCCAAGGGCAAGGCGAAGGTCGCGTCGGGGACGAAGGCCGCCGCGCCCGCTGCCAAGGCGGTGGGCAAGACCCCCGCGGCCAAGGCCGCTCCCGCCGAGGCCCCCGCTGGCAAGAAGGCGACGGGCAAGGGCGCCAAGGGCGCTGCTTCAGCCCCTGCCGCTCCGGCCGTGGATCGCCCCCGGCCTCGCGCCACCAAGCTTCCTCCTCCCGGCGAGCCCCTGACCAAGCGTGAGATGGAGCAGCTCCTCACGGCTGGCGAGGGCCGGGGTGTGATGGGCGAGGGCAGCCTCAAGGGCCGCCTCATCGTCAACGGCGAGATGCCACACCTGGTCGTGATTGGCCGGGACAAGCGCGAGCTGCTGTTCCTGCTCCAGGGGCCGGACCAGGAAGTGCTGCCGGCGTATGTGGACCACAAGGTCTCCGTCAGCGGTCTCATCCGCAAGACCACCAACCACAGCGGCGTGGTGGACGTGCGGAAGTACTCGGCGAAGAAGCCGGAGGTCGAGGTTCCGGAGGTCGTCCCGGTCGAGACCGAGCCGAAGCTGCGCTACCTGTCGCCGGGCGAGGTGTCGATGCTGGTGGCCGCGGGCATGGGCGCCGGCATCAAGGGCTTCGCCAGCATCCGCGGCAACCTGGAGATGACGGGCGAGGAGTACGTGCTCGTCGTGTCCAACGGTGGCACGCGCCAGCAGGTGTCCTTCATCGTGGAGGGCAAGGCCGCCAGCAAGGGGCTGCGCAAGTTCGTCGGTCAGACGCTGCAGGTGACGGGCGTCGTGGACAAGCTCGCTGGCTGGGGTGGCCGCATCGGCGCGGAGACCGTGGAGCCTCGGCCCTCCGAAGCGCGCGCGGTCCTTCGCGACGAGATGGAGATCGTTCACATCGAGGGCGAGGTGCCCACGAGCGTGGACGTGAAGCTCAACCACGGCCTCACCGTGCGCCTGCCCGAGCAGCCCGGCGCCACCTGGGCCATCGAGCCCACCATCGCCAAGCGCGTGGGGCTGCGCGAGGCGAATTTTGAGTCGGGCCCCAGCGGTGGCCCGGCAACCCGAGAATTCTTTTTCACGCCGCGAAACCCCGGCACCTTCGAAGTGGAGTTCTTCCTGGCCAAGGCCTTCATGCCCGGCCAGGTCGAGCGCTCCTTCAAGATCAACGTGACGGTCAAACCCTGA